The nucleotide sequence ATATGAACAGTATACCTTCGACCAATTTTGAGCAACGCTCTGATCACTCCTGCCAGCCCCTCGCTCACCTCGACGTGCCTTTTGACCCATTTACTTTGTACGCGCGAAACAACGTCGGGGATTGGCCTTGTAGCTCGCATTTGCTTAATGCAGGTTATCGACACAGCCAAACGCCAGAAAGCAAAAAGCCCCGACAACTTGTTAGTTGTCGGGGCTTTAGCTGAATCTATCTGGCGGTGAAGGTGGGATTCGAACCCACGATACGATTTCTCGTATACACACTTTCCAGGCGTGCTCCTTCAACCGCTCGGACACTTCACCGGGTCTCAATGGCCGTTGCTGGCTACCGAGGCGCGCAAATGTAGCCGAACAGCTCATCAAAGGCAAAATATTTTTTCAAAAAATTCATGCGCTTAAGCCAGATGCTGATCCTCAGACGAGGGTTTGGGCGGGCCTGGCTCGAATCGCTGTTGGCCGAACAGAATGAAACCTGTGGAGACAAACAAGCTCAAAGCAAACAGCCCCAGCACACCATCAGGGCTTTGGCTAAGCGGGTTACTGGCCAGCCAGAGCAAACCGGCCAATAGCGACAAAGCCAATAAGGCGCGCCACGCGGAGATAAGGCGGGTGAAACACTGCATGCGGATACCCTCTTTAACCAGTCGGTACCCTAGCGCTGAGCAAGCAAAACTGACCAATTACCGTTATTGATCGCCCTGATAGCCCAAGTAAGCGCTGATCGCTGACCAGCCAGTCAGCCATCGAGCTTTACCTGACCGGTGCGGATGAGTAACGTCTGCTGCACTTCAGCACAAAGAGCCCGACCATGAGCGACCTGATCAGCTACCAACTTGACGATGGCATTGCCACCCTGACCCTGTGTAACGGCAAGGTAAATGCCATTTCCCCGGATGTGATCACTGCGTTTAATGCAGCTCTGGATCGCGCCGAGCAAGACAAGGCCATCGTCATCATCACTGGCCAACCGGGCATTCTCTCCGGCGGCTACGACCTTAAGGTGATGACTTCGACCCCGCAAAACGCTGTCAATCTCGTTGCCGCCGGCTCGACTCTGGCGCGGCGCATGCTCGCCCATCCTTTCCCGATAATCGTCGCCTGCCCGGGCCATGCGGTGGCTAAGGGTGCCTTTATTCTGCTGTCATCCGACTACCGCATCGGTGTCGAAGGCCCATTCACCATCGGCCTCAATGAAGTGCAGATCGGCATGACCATGCACCACGCTGGCATTGAGCTGGCCCGTGATCGCCTGCACAAATCAGCGTTCAATCGTTCGGTCATTAACGGCGAAATGTTTGATCCGCAGGGTGCTATGGAGGCAGGCTTCCTCGACAAGGTCGTGCCCGTTGAGCAGCTGCACGCCACCGCTATGGCCGTCGCCAAGCAGATGAAAAAGATCAACATGACTGCGCACAAGAACACCAAGCTGAAAGCGCGTAAAGCGCTGCTTGATGCGCTCGACCTGGCTGTCGAGTTGGATAAGACGTTGGCGCTGTAAACACCCCGCGTAACACCACGAAGCCCGGCTAATTTACCGGGCTTTGCTTTATCTGAAGCGCCGGATAAGCGAAATGATGCGCAGCCCTGACTGGCTAAATAAAAGCGCTGTTCTTAACCCAAGCAATTCCATGCAAACCGAAAATACCGATATCAGGTGTTGGCTGACCGCCGTGCACGCTGGCCTGCGCATTGCGGCGATTGCTCCATAAGTCCTTCTAACATCGCTGCTGCACCCTCTACTCAGATACCAACGTGCAACGCGGCAAGGCCTCTAACACGCCATTTAACCAAGACCGTAGAAAACGGTTACAAACCCTGCTGTACGCCTTGATCAGCATCAATTGCCGAAAGCAGTGCACAGCCGTACACTGCGCGCCTTTTGGTCTGCCCATAGGCTTCCCTGATGCTATTTCTCGCCCGTATGCTGTTGATGAGCCTGCACTTTGTTGCGGCTGGCATTGTCGGTTTGCTGCTTGGTATTTGCCGCCCCTTCAACCCGGATAATAGCCGCCTGTGTGCACGGTTCTATTCTTGGCCGGCCTTGCGCATTCTTGGTCTGCGGATTGAAACCGAAACAACCAGCTTGCGCGACCATGTGCGCAGCGCGGTGATAGTCGCCAACCATCAGTCCAACTATGACCTGTTCGTGGTCGGCAGCGTGGTGCCAGAGCGTACCGTTTGTCTGGGTAAAAAAAGCCTGAAATGGGTGCCGTTTTTCGGTCAGCTGTTTTGGCTGTCGGGTAACGTTCTTATCGACCGTGGTAATGCCGCACAGGCCAAGCAGGCCATGCTCACCACCACCGACACCCTGCAGCATAAAGACACCTCCATTTGGGTATTTGCCGAGGGCACGCGTAATTTGGGCAAGGGCCTGCTGCCGTTGAAGAAAGGCGCTTTTCAGATGGCCATTGCCGCCGGCGTGCCTATCATCCAAGTCTGTACCAGTACCTACGTTAAGCATATGCAGCTGAACCGCTGGAAAAGCGGCATCATCAAAATTCGCTCCCTAGCCCCCATCCCCACTGCCGGCTTGACCTTGGCTGACCTGCCCGCCTTGATGGAGCAGTGCCAGCAACAGATGCGCGCCTGCATCGACAGCCTTGATGCAGAAATAGAAGGCCGCGCCTGACGCACCCGTCTGCCCCACAACGCCTGGTTAAAGCCTACGTACTTGGTAGTTCTGTGAAATGCGCGCACGGCCTTAAGTGAGCAGCACGTCAACTAAGTACAGGCTTTATGCTCAGCACGAAGGTTTCGCTGCAATCGTGGCGTCACGTCGCCAACGGGAAAGCCGTTAAGCTTGGTGCCAAAGGTTACTGCCAATCAAGTTACTGCCGAGAAGGGATGCAGCATGGGTCGCATTGTTGCAGCTGCTGTTTACAGCAAAGGCCAAAAGATTACGGATATCAGCCTTAATGAAGGCAAGCAATGGGCGAACAAGCCCGGGCACTTTGTTTGGATTGGCCTGCATGACCCGGCAAGCGAGGAGCTAAGTAGCCTGCAACAGCAGTTCGACCTGCATGAACTGGCGCTGGAAGATGCCCTGCAGCGACACACCCGGCCTAAGCTGGAAACATTCGGCGATGCGCTGTTTCTAGTGCTCTACTCGCCTATTTTGGTCAACGACGAACTGACCTTTGTCGAAACTCAATTGTTCGCCGGCAACGGTTACATCATCAGCGCTCGTTACGGTGAATCCGCGCCCTACTCGCGGGTACGCCAACGCTGCGAGGCCCGACCGCTGCTGCTTGAACACGGCGAAGACTTCGTGCTCTACGCCCTGCTCAGTTTCGTAATCGAAAACTACCGCCCGCTGATGGACAGTTACCACATCGAGCTTGAGGACGTGGAACAGCGCGTGCTGAAAAACCCGATGAGTCAGACTGACGTTGAGCGTATTCAAGGCCTGCGCCGTGATTTACTGAGACTACGGCGCTATATCGGACCGTTGACGGAAATCTGTCAGGAGTTGCAGCGCCTGGACTTTCCGTTTATAGACAAGAACATGCGCCCCTACTTTCGCGACGTGGCCATCCACGTTAACCGCCTACTGGAAGACCTCACGGGCCTGCGCGAGATGGCCGACCATGCCATTGAAATCGGCTTGTTGTTGGAGTCTTCCCGGCAAAGCATCACCCAACGCAAATTCGCTGCCTGGGCGGCCATCCTGGCGTTCCCCACTGCGGTAGCGGGGATTTACGGCATGAACTTTCAGAACATGCCTGAGCTCACCTGGCAATACGGCT is from Pseudomonas sp. TMP9 and encodes:
- a CDS encoding crotonase/enoyl-CoA hydratase family protein, which translates into the protein MSDLISYQLDDGIATLTLCNGKVNAISPDVITAFNAALDRAEQDKAIVIITGQPGILSGGYDLKVMTSTPQNAVNLVAAGSTLARRMLAHPFPIIVACPGHAVAKGAFILLSSDYRIGVEGPFTIGLNEVQIGMTMHHAGIELARDRLHKSAFNRSVINGEMFDPQGAMEAGFLDKVVPVEQLHATAMAVAKQMKKINMTAHKNTKLKARKALLDALDLAVELDKTLAL
- a CDS encoding 1-acylglycerol-3-phosphate O-acyltransferase, whose amino-acid sequence is MLFLARMLLMSLHFVAAGIVGLLLGICRPFNPDNSRLCARFYSWPALRILGLRIETETTSLRDHVRSAVIVANHQSNYDLFVVGSVVPERTVCLGKKSLKWVPFFGQLFWLSGNVLIDRGNAAQAKQAMLTTTDTLQHKDTSIWVFAEGTRNLGKGLLPLKKGAFQMAIAAGVPIIQVCTSTYVKHMQLNRWKSGIIKIRSLAPIPTAGLTLADLPALMEQCQQQMRACIDSLDAEIEGRA
- a CDS encoding magnesium and cobalt transport protein CorA → MGRIVAAAVYSKGQKITDISLNEGKQWANKPGHFVWIGLHDPASEELSSLQQQFDLHELALEDALQRHTRPKLETFGDALFLVLYSPILVNDELTFVETQLFAGNGYIISARYGESAPYSRVRQRCEARPLLLEHGEDFVLYALLSFVIENYRPLMDSYHIELEDVEQRVLKNPMSQTDVERIQGLRRDLLRLRRYIGPLTEICQELQRLDFPFIDKNMRPYFRDVAIHVNRLLEDLTGLREMADHAIEIGLLLESSRQSITQRKFAAWAAILAFPTAVAGIYGMNFQNMPELTWQYGYFAVLGVITTGCVGLFVSFKRSGWL